Below is a window of Nicotiana tabacum cultivar K326 chromosome 19, ASM71507v2, whole genome shotgun sequence DNA.
AAAGTATACCTTAGCTCTAGGTTCACTACTTTGAGGTACAACAGTTCCATTCACTTCTTCATTAGTGTTGCTTAATATACTGCGACTGAAAGTAGAATCTGATGTCTGGTTCTCCATTGACGAGTCACGCAGATCACAAGATGTCTCAGCAGAGTAGGTAGGATAACAATTCAAATCAACTGAGAAAGTATTATCACAAACATCAGAGACCAAGGGCCTGCAATCACTCGTCTTTCCTCCAGAAGCATCTCTGGCAAGAATGAAATCTGAAAGGGTTTTTTGTGTAGGATCAGGCGGAATGCCATTCTTGTCTTCACTGAAATGAGACATACGAAGTCCTGATGGAAAAGTTCAACTGATTGGTCAACATGCCTCATGCTGGAAATTTGCAGTCAAATAACACAACATTCAAGAGTGACAACTCAACATGTCATTTATAGCTAAGGGAAGAGAAAACAATTTAAATGGAGTTGAATTCTGTTTTGGGATTTTTGTTGCCCAAAGTATACTCATAAATCATGGTTTAACCAATAACTACAATTAAAAGTTACAGCAAATCCAAATAACCTAAGGAATCAAAAAAATCTATGAGACTGTGTTCCATAATTGCTCCTTTTGCCTGCCTCATAATGTTATCCTTCTTCACCACGGGAAATTATGGGCTTTCAAATGTTCTATTCATTACTAGCCGTAACCTCCCCTTTAATTCGATAGTAGAGCTTCATTAAAGTTTTGGAGAGATAAACTTTACAAAATGCAAGCTACACAATGCTACCGATTGAAATTGATATCGTGGATTGTCTTTTCAAACCAAATTGAAGATTTTAACACTTTGTATTTAACATCCTTGTTCACTCTCCATAAGCAGTAATTACGCAGAAGGAAGATAGATGGCTTTATTCCCCCAAGATGTAAAAGCTGgaccaacatttgatcaagacagcttataatctttttttttatttttaaaaacattGTTTTGAAGCGTATCGTGGTAACAAAGgaatacaaattattacagataCTCTGCCTGATTTTTAGATGATTTCAGCCACACATAAATTTGTATCTTTAATTGATGAACGTCCTTGATTCCTTTCCAAAGAACAGAATAACCATATAATCCcacacaaaaaaattaaaaagaaaaaagaaacaatcaCAGCTTTTTTGTAGCACTGAGCAATTAACAGAAGGGAAACCACACAAGACAGCATATTTATTAAGAGCACTGAACAATGTTAAACCGCTCACCCATGAGTCTCAAAGAAACGGGAAATTCGGCCTTCAGCAGCTTTGAAGCATGGTTCAAGATTTCCTCACTTGAACAAATGTAACTAGGCAAAGTCACCGCTCGAGTTCGAACCTGGAGATTTTGAATATATAAGCTAATTTTAAATAGAAATTACTTAAATTTATGTAATAGAAGTCATTAAACCAAAATGTTGGAAGTACCTCAAAGGATGCGGTTTTCAGTTTTAGCGTCAATGTTCGCCCAAAAAGACCTTCCTTTATCATATCAGCAGAAAGCATCTCTGATAGATCAACTGCAAGCCAAAGTTGATGAAATTAACATTGAGATCATACCAAATGATTATAAAACACATGCAAAAGTTCCGGCTGAAGGAAGATTTCTCCATGCTAAAATCTGAGGGGGGGAAAACATATGTATAGGTCGGGCAAGCACAAACCCGATAGAAAGCCTAAAACCATacctaatttttgaaaaagcaAAGCTTCATCCTTAGTGGCCGAAAAGGTTCTTTCATTACTTATATTCTTTCGCATCTTATATTGAGGAGTATCGGTTCCGCCAAGCCCTAGACCGACAGAAAGGAAAAAGTCTGCAAAAAAGAGGCAACTGATATGTTGTCAATATACAGAAGAATCCATCATAAACAGTAAGAACGGCAAAATTAGGAAACAAGCAGTGACCACACCAGTTAATCAAATTTGAAGAAGACCTCTCAAACACAACAGAACATCACAGTATACagctcaaatgagctggaaatTTCTACGAAAATAGTTCTAGGTTGTGTTTTTGTCAGATTAAGGGGAAACAGAAGAGATGGATTATATCATTAACAAACCTGCTGAAGAACGAGAAAACAGGGCACAAATGAAACTACTCTTTTGCAGCATATCCGCACAGGTTGTTATTTCAAAGACATCCTTTAAGATGCATTCGGTGACCTTACCTATGCCCCCAATCTGTACATAGTTTCCTGAATGTCAGATTATAAACCTACATCTGAAAATGTAAAAGCAGAACTGAACTGCCTAATTGGAACGGAGATGCTTCACAAACCAAAGAGCCTAAAAACAGCTACTCTCAATACCTTCCTTATTGGAAGTGAAGAAATAAACGTCATGACAGCACTTCGATCATTTGGCAAAACAAACTGGCCATTGGGTTTGTTGATATCTGAACAAACCTGTGAGAAGGAACAGAGAAGTTATGATTCAGAAATCCGCATCTTCATTTTGATACAAAAAGTACGAATAGCTGGACCGTGGGTGCCTTGGCTGTGAAGCATCGTTGCTCATAGTTTTCGAAAATTATGATGCAATTATTTCCTAGATTGGGTGAGGCATACCCAGATATACTACTTTGGATGATGCTCATAGCCTGAATGCAAAAACTAATGCCTCCTGTAGATGCCTCAAGAATGGTCTATGTAGAAAACGCAATATTCATTTCATAAGAGGACAGgaaactaacataaaataattcATTTCCAATACCTTAGCAAGTAGGCGGTTTGGTGCCACTCCAGCGCTACACGTGAGACCTGTCTCAAGGTGTACACTTTGTCTGAGCTCATCAGCCACCTTAAAGGAGTGGAACAACCAAAAAAGGGAGGATCAGCAAGATACCGACAAACAAAGTCAAGGG
It encodes the following:
- the LOC107820462 gene encoding DNA polymerase kappa isoform X2 — protein: MAKKQTSVGSEEPSSSRPWESYHTVYTNAKAGMEGVDKEKVQRIVYEMSKGSKYFENEEKKDAYMKQKIENMRAQYTKLTPQDISHHQKMADKRILELEVTRDLSRIWLHVDMDAFYAAVETLCNPSLKGKPVAVGSMSMISTASYENYDPNFLAASLDEAYLDITTVCKERGITSEEVADELRQSVHLETGLTCSAGVAPNRLLAKVCSDINKPNGQFVLPNDRSAVMTFISSLPIRKIGGIGKVTECILKDVFEITTCADMLQKSSFICALFSRSSADFFLSVGLGLGGTDTPQYKMRKNISNERTFSATKDEALLFQKLVDLSEMLSADMIKEGLFGRTLTLKLKTASFEVRTRAVTLPSYICSSEEILNHASKLLKAEFPVSLRLMGLRMSHFSEDKNGIPPDPTQKTLSDFILARDASGGKTSDCRPLVSDVCDNTFSVDLNCYPTYSAETSCDLRDSSMENQTSDSTFSRSILSNTNEEVNGTVVPQSSEPRAKVHKPTNTDHKMKFEKIDSYTGQLEACPRDNWQNGFSCVDDEAGSISDRKQFFVWVDDYKCSICGIELPTSFIEERQEHSDFHLAERLQGEESGNNLRSFVPQQRAAPKCHTGSSGRLKKKQKSSPTASKYVPIDAFFVKTNQNF
- the LOC107820462 gene encoding DNA polymerase kappa isoform X3, whose product is MAKKQTSVGSEEPSSSRPWESYHTVYTNAKAGMEGVDKEKVQRIVYEMSKGSKYFENEEKKDAYMKQKIENMRAQYTKLTPQDISHHQKMADKRILELEVTRDLSRIWLHVDMDAFYAAVETLCNPSLKGKPVAVGSMSMISTASYEVADELRQSVHLETGLTCSAGVAPNRLLAKVCSDINKPNGQFVLPNDRSAVMTFISSLPIRKIGGIGKVTECILKDVFEITTCADMLQKSSFICALFSRSSADFFLSVGLGLGGTDTPQYKMRKNISNERTFSATKDEALLFQKLVDLSEMLSADMIKEGLFGRTLTLKLKTASFEVRTRAVTLPSYICSSEEILNHASKLLKAEFPVSLRLMGLRMSHFSEDKNGIPPDPTQKTLSDFILARDASGGKTSDCRPLVSDVCDNTFSVDLNCYPTYSAETSCDLRDSSMENQTSDSTFSRSILSNTNEEVNGTVVPQSSEPRAKVHKPTNTDHKMKFEKIDSYTGQLEACPRDNWQNGFSCVDDEAGSISDRKQFFVWVDDYKCSICGIELPTSFIEERQEHSDFHLAERLQGEESGNNLRSFVPQQRAAPKCHTGSSGRLKKKQKSSPTASKYVPIDAFFVKTNQNF
- the LOC107820462 gene encoding DNA polymerase kappa isoform X4, translating into MPKLMADKRILELEVTRDLSRIWLHVDMDAFYAAVETLCNPSLKGKPVAVGSMSMISTASYEARKFGVRAAMPGFIARKLCPELLFVPVDFQKYTYYSNLTRKVFQNYDPNFLAASLDEAYLDITTVCKERGITSEEVADELRQSVHLETGLTCSAGVAPNRLLAKVCSDINKPNGQFVLPNDRSAVMTFISSLPIRKIGGIGKVTECILKDVFEITTCADMLQKSSFICALFSRSSADFFLSVGLGLGGTDTPQYKMRKNISNERTFSATKDEALLFQKLVDLSEMLSADMIKEGLFGRTLTLKLKTASFEVRTRAVTLPSYICSSEEILNHASKLLKAEFPVSLRLMGLRMSHFSEDKNGIPPDPTQKTLSDFILARDASGGKTSDCRPLVSDVCDNTFSVDLNCYPTYSAETSCDLRDSSMENQTSDSTFSRSILSNTNEEVNGTVVPQSSEPRAKVHKPTNTDHKMKFEKIDSYTGQLEACPRDNWQNGFSCVDDEAGSISDRKQFFVWVDDYKCSICGIELPTSFIEERQEHSDFHLAERLQGEESGNNLRSFVPQQRAAPKCHTGSSGRLKKKQKSSPTASKYVPIDAFFVKTNQNF